GTGGAAAGGTTGCATTGCAATTTGCCCAAAGTTGTGCTAATGGGCATTATGGGGATGATGTTACCTTGCCCAAACAGGTATTCGCCCTTCAGTGAATTAAGCTACCATGTTTTAACTTTGTTCTTAAAATGAGTTTGCTCATAATAAATTGTGGCaacattagttaaaattatagcCTGTGAAAGAGATGAAAGTCTTGGCCATGTGGGTTTTGTTATGTGTATAATATGGGTttcttttacctttttgtGATAATGGTGTTTGCATCTTCCTATCGTAACTGCCGGGCTTGTGTTGGCTGTTATGCTGGCTTTATGGATATGTAAACCTGTTGCAGAGCAGCTTTGGGTATTGGACTCTGTTCCTGGTAAAGTAATCCAAGATAATACTGATGGTGAAGTGGAGAAAGTTTTGCAGACCTTACAGAGTCTACCTTCAACATTACCCTCTAGAAAGTAATTCCTCtcccaattatttattaattactgtAATCATTTTTGCTGTGCTGTGGGTCAAGGATTAGTGGCAGAAATGGAGCAGTAATGGATGTTTGAACGTTTTGTCATTTTGGGTTCAATCCTATGACACATGGGCATGGTTTATTCCTGTGATTTCTATATTGTTGTGATCAATCAAGGCCTTCGATAACATAGAAAATAGCAGCTATTGGTGGCAATATGTCAagcttataattatatgtctAGCTATAATCTTTTCTGATGGCTTTATTCATACTTGCAATAAGTAAAGTGgttgaaattttagtttgaagtTAAAAGATAAAGTTTATATAGCTTGAAGTAAATTATGGTTTTCTAAAAGTCAGTTTATCAGGCCATAACATTTGGTGTTGTAAGGTGGCTGGTAGATCACATGCTGAAGCTTGGGTTTTCAAAGTCTTTATCCGAATGGATAGGGAGTAACCTCAAAAAATCAGGAGAACAAGAGACTTGGGCTTTTAATCTTGATGGGGCAGTCCAGATGTTCAATTCTTACAGGTGAGTCAATTCCTGTATAATTTTGCCTGCTTTTACTATTCTTTTGGCTGTTCTTTGGAATATAAATGGACGAAACATGCACATTTGACTTAAGGTCCTCTCAATATTGTCACAGGGAGATGGATTATTGGCCCCTACTGGATCACACACCCAAAGGCATGGAGATAGACGTCGTGCGTGCTGAGAAGAGCGACAGATGGAACCAGGATGTTATACAGCAGCTTGAACACCTCTCAGCTAAAGGAGTTAACGAAAATGAGGGAAAGGTCTTAGTTCATGTCCTTCCCAATGCCGGGCACTGGGTTCATGTGGATAATCCTAAAGGACTTCTTGATATTATTGCTCCTAAAGTTGCCTCTATAGTTTAGCTACTGATACTCTGCAAGCTGCACTAAGGGTGTATCAGCATTTTAACAGTCATTCAGTTAAAATCACAGGAGTTTGAAGTATCAAACAATGTTCTGTGAGTATTATGATATTGTTGCTGGTTAGATTGAGCAGTGATAATGTTGAAACTGTGGCCAGATACATAATTTATCTCTGCTTGGAATAAGATCGTCCAATTTTTGAGCCGGATAAGACAAGTTAGGGGTCATGTACTTTGCAAGACCATCTTTTTTCTAGTTTTGGAAAATTTAAGATTAGTTGCATTTCTCCTTTGCTTCTTGTTTCTGAACTTTCAACTTTCAATCGGCCGCGAGCAATGATTTGAGAACTTGAGGCAAAAATTGCAGAGAATATCTTTAGATGCTGACGCGCACTTATCTACGTAAAATAGGCTTCGATTATAGCACCTATTTAAGTTTGGTGAATGATAATTATGTATGACCTGGACTACACAAATCACAAACTAGCCAAATTTATAACCTATAATTCAAACCACACactagttttatttttggccTTTTTGCTTCACAGAATCCTAGAAAATAAGTACTTATCATAATACTGATAAtaatgtgataattttaatatgagaTAATCATCAATGTTATACACATCACATGCACCCCTAATTAGTAGTAAGTTGAAAATGCCCCAGCAAACTATGTTTTCCAAAAAAACCACAAAACTAATAGGAAATAGGCGTggataattcatttttctaaaaaaaaaaaaagaaagaaaaaaagaaaagaaaggtgtaataaattcaatcaCATTGAGAAAATACTACCTAAATCAGTTTTTTATTGAACCAAATgaattacataacaaatataattgattattttttttaaactatacaTCAATCAAACGTCTTGAGCCAAGTTTGGTCAAATTCAATGTGTGTAGTATTTTCCTCCCGCCAAGTTAAGTTTGGATTACATGGGCCTTCGCCCATCACGTAATGGGCTATATAAGCCAGCGATTAGACACTTAAAAAAAGTAGTCCACCTCACAACGTCTACTCGATAGGCCCATGAACACTATTTTGGTCCACTTGGGATACTAAACCTAGCTATAAATTATGCACCTTACATATCCCCCCCTCTTCATCAGCTCTTGCCATTAGGGTTTTCCGCACTCGAGAAGCAGCTAAGCCCTATTTTCTCCTTCAGTCGCAGCCAAAGCAATGGTAATTCCCTCAAAAACCACACGGATATGCGATGCATTGCCGCTCATCTCTGTGTGCATATGCATCTATCtgatttttctcatttctttgCATGCATCTATAGTAGTACGAATATTCAGTGTGCTGTTTTTGGAGATTCATTCTGGTGGGTTTGTTTTGTCAGATTTCTTGATGGTCgaaattttgatgtttgttGCTTACTTTGGAATCTTTTATGTAGATGAAGTTCTTCCAATGTTTTCCTTCTACAAATTCATGTAGAGTTTTAATTGTGTTTCTTTAAACTCTTAGCTAGAGTTACACACTTTGGCCTAAAACTGTTAGGGATGAGGACTCGATTTTGATATCTATTCGCCTTTGGATTGCTATGAAAGCCTATACCATGGTGACCAGTGATTGGTGACTGTTCTGGTCATCTGGTGGTTGTTCTCTTGGAAAATAAAGTGATTTGGAAATTTTAGCGATACTCCTGAATGATTAGTAATTGTTCTCATTAGTCCTGATATAAATGCTGAGTTTGTATTTGGTTTAGATTAAATCTATATAGTGGaaacttcttttgttttgtaattcGTACTAGTAGTGATCATAGTGCTGTTGGCATTTTAATGATACTTTGTCAATTGTTTCCCGTTTTGGATTCTGTTTCTGATGTACGTAATCTTCATTTGGTTTTAATAGTCGAAGAGAAGGACCAGGGAGCCCAAGGAAGAGAATGTCACTCTTGGACCTGCCACTAGGGATGGAGAACTAGTGTTTGGAGTGGCCCACATCTTTGCCTCATTCAATGACACCTTCATTGTGAGTATTGGGTTTGCTAAAGTCTGTATGTTGGACTCCCCTATCcctcaacaaataaaaaaatgggcTATTTGCTTTTGTAAAGGAGGTATATTGTTTGCGATTGTGCtccatttattaattatattatcattttacttGCAGCATGTGACTGATTTATCTGGAAGGGAAACTATGGTTCGCATTACAGGTATCATTTAACTATACTGATATCTCATTTCTGTTGACATTAGGATCTTCATAGTTGTTGCTTGatctttttatgttttggcTAATTTGTGGGGTTAGAGTGTCAAAGAGAATTTTGACTTGTAATTCATTGACAATCTGAAAAATTATCCAATTTAGTGTTGGGCATTTGCTTGAGTCCCTTACCTGGACACCGTTCAATATCACTGTGTTTGTGTCTGACATGTTTTGTGGGGTCTTCTTCCGATGTTCATGAAGGAGTTACAACGtatcaggaaaaaaaattaaaatgattaaaatcaAGTTAATTTATCTTATCTAAATAAGCGGTTCTCTTCTTGAACAACCTTTTCTCTAAGGTTTTAAATCTATTTTGGGGAGATAATACACAAACATCAGCTATTTTAATCACCCATATGATGTTTGTGATCATGCATAGTTTTGCCTCATTGGTGTTAAAGTTTGTTAGAACCTATTCATAGtgtttgtatttgttttttgaatgtttgttttggtattttgaaGATAGAGGGAGAAAAATAGTCATAAATAAGTGTATGTTGGAAttagatggtatgtttggatttgtgttttgaggtaatttaaaatattttaatataagtagtgtaggtttgatgttgggatttgggagacaaatcactattattgtcaaattatctcatttatatactttttgtatataaatgtatatatataaatattgtatgtttaatattgtattttttttggagataaaaacactatttattattaaattatgtctattttatattatatataaatgtgtgtgtatgttttatcttgtctggGGAAATGCCAAAACATTAAACCAGACATAGTCAATAAGTGCCTTGTATGCTGTAGTGTGCATAACATTTTGTGGCTGGTAATCATAAGGTGGTGATGTGATCTAATTTGTTAGTAGATCTGGGGGCATAGGATGAATCTCATGTTAAATGGGTAATTTGTGTCTGAATCATATTTATGATGCTATATCACCTTGGAGATCTGATGCCCTGCTGCATTCCACCTTATTGCTCTTGTTATTCTCTTAAGTGAAATATATGTTTGAGTTCTTAGAAATCCAATATATGTTAGGTTCTTAGAAAAACCAATATGTAGGCTTATGCTTGTTATTTCCAAGAACTGCAGCTAAATAGTCTAGCAAGGTTCATTCTGTCTGAGGGGcttgtattaaatatttatctttagGACAATAATACATGACTTAATGTCATGTTTATTAGCAAAGGTGGTGTGCAGAAGCTGTATATAATGAACTGCAGTTTATTAATGTGTCGTACTTTAGCCAGTTTGGCCTATATGTGTTGTGTTGGATACTACggaaattctctttttttgggATGGGTGTTGCATCAGAAGTTTGCAATATTGTCATACATATTGGTTTTTGGAATTTATAGTACTAAATGGTTGAAGTGCTTCCTGGTTTCTTTTATAACTGATTTGGTTATGACATTCTATGCTGGGACTTAGGTGGAATGAAGGTGAAAGCTGATAGGGATGAATCCTCCCCATATGCAGCTATGCTTGCAGCTCAAGATGTTGCTCAGAGATGCAAGGTCTTTGgatattttgttgtaaaaCCCATAACATTTGAGATAATTTTCTGGTGTCTGATGCATGGAATTTGCAGGAATTGGGGATTAATGCTCTTCATATTAAGCTTCGTGCTACCGGAGGCAATAAGACTAAGACCCCTGGTCCTGGTGCTCAATCTGCACTTAGAGCCCTTGCTCGTACGGGCATGAAGATTGGTCGGATAGGTATTGGATTTTCCAGATTGGTAGATCTTTTGGGTGCTATTTTCTGAATTCTCATGGAATGCTTGTTGCAGTTCATTGTCACTGGTGGATTTTTTTTGCATGATATGATCCTTAATCATAAATTGAATGTGCtgtttgtattttgtttgCAGAGGATGTAACTCCAATTCCAACTGACAGCACTAGGAGAAAGGGTGGCAGAAGGGGAAGGAGACTGTAATCTGCCCCTTGTCAGGGTACCTGCGGTTCTGTTTGGGATGTTTTCTGGGGTtgcaaattttgttatttagtatttgaagaatttttagtttaaacaTGAATGATTCTGGTGTTTGATCATGTGGACGCCAACAATTAAGAGATAGTGAATTTTTGGGAACATACTTATGcctattatcttttgttttgtatgaaatttagcagttttggaTTCTGTTATTGGGTGATGTCTATGAGCATTATGTTGCATTATGAAATTCCAGACTCCCACGAATTTGTTCCTTGGTTCAGTTTTCTGAGGGTCAAACATCACACCTATTATTATGTCATTTGGTGGGTAGGACTGAGGAAAGGCTTACCGGAGTAGATCTTATGCTTTGTTGGATTTCTTTTATACTCATTCGAAAGTTTTGTTCCGGGAGGTCATTTGTTGGACCGATATCTTATTTGCGTTTAGATTATCTGTTTCTCCTGGGAAAGTACTATACCCTTTTTGCCAAAAGAATGTGGAAGAAGAGGGTGTTACAATTCCCTACATCAATTCCGTTCAACTTTGTCAGCTGAATTCATTCTGTTGCAGTTGATTTTCAAGGATGGTACatgagtaattttttaactgCTATAACATGGGCTGTTTTCAtgttaattagaaaatttgtCAAGTGAAATTTACATGTCATGGCTAATAAAGCGATAATCttgcttttttatttccttctaTGAGAACTAAGTGGCATTACATGTTGGGTAATTTGCTGATGGCTCGGCTTAGTTCTGAAAAATGGTGTGGATTCTTGATTGTAGGAAACGTCAAAAGGCTAAAAAGGCACGATCTGAGTTAACAGCTAGATATCTGCAAAAAAATAAGACTCGTCTGAGTTGACATTTAGCCTGTACGATTTGCCTTCGTCAAGGtttattttggtaaaaaacTAGAAAAGCTTAAAAGAAGATTTTTAATTCGGTGTCGATCTTTTGTTTTAGCAGAATTTGATCGTTGATTGATCTGAATGGACCCTCTACACAGTTCCTCAAGAACACATAACTTTGGGGGTGGTAGAATTATCTCgtagttttaattttgcgCGATTTGACCACATTATTCGTCCCAATATCTTAATTTTGTCATGGGTCAAATATAGGGAAAACCATATGGGGATTAAGTCAACTGGCAACGGCCTTTCTTACTTTTAAAACCGAGTATTCTTCTATCTTTCACAAAAGTTGGCAACCTCGGAAGGGTATGACAGGACGAAGGAAGTTCAAGAATTCGACCAATCGAAAGCGGGAGTCAAAGGCCTCTCTGGTTCCGACATCTCCACCATTCCCAGAATCTTCATCCGCCCACCGGAATTCCGCCTCCACAATCCCACCTCTGCACAAAGGTAGAGGTTCAGGAAATTAATTGGATCGACGAAATCAAATTTGGTCACATTAAATTAGATATAGAGTAATAGTAATATATTTGCTATtcgattgatcattttttttttttttctggtctATACACCAATCACAATAGAAATGTATCAcgattatcatataattagtttattttcaactagtcttgatttaaattaaaaaacaatcGTCATTAGTGAAGGGGTCCACATGCGGCAAGCAAATGTGATTTATATCTCGTCAATAAATTCTGTTCATGTGTAGTCTAGGCACAGGTGGGTTGATTCTGGGACAATTATTTTCTGGTGAGAGTCGATATCACGGATGGATTTTTTTGTCTCGCAgcgaaatatatttttcgctCGTGTGGCGTTTCAGGTTACACCCAACCTTCGACCAGCCTTCCCACATCTCAAAGTTTACTAACTGTCCGTCGCGTGTCTTCGACACTGAAACTCGCTAGCTCGATATCTGAACGCATCCCTGTGCGGCACTGCGTGCCTTTGTGTTCGCCTATCCAAAATGCTCATATTTGCTAAGGTTCTTGGCATGCACGTCTTAGCATCTTTTAGTGGTCGGCCCTGACTAGCTAGTCTGCCGCCATGAGTCTCGCCCACAATCTTGGAACCTGACGATGCATTCCTCGATGGCAAGGAGCATTCTTGCTCCGCCTCGGCATTACAGCGGTCTGCATGCGCCCGCAACGCGCGTCTCATGCCCAACACACACTCTGCCATCCTCGGCGCACACTTTTGTTGTAGCCGTCTTCTATGCCTCGCCCGAGTAGGACCACATCTTAAGTCCGAGGTCCGTTCGGTATTGCCGATATCCTGCCTTGATCCTGCACAACATGCCCGACATGTCTTCTTGTCTTTCGGCGTGGCTATACAATTTGCCACAGTGCAGTGTCGGCCCACAATCGCACATCTTAGCCAATGGGCCCCCATGGACGGCTAGAACCCGATAGCGCGTgccatgagttggatcacgaggtcttGGAGTGCTTGCCTCTATCACCCATTCTCACAAGAGGTGTTGCCCCTGATATCTCGCAGCCCAGGAGCAACCTTGCGCGTCACACAGAATCTCTCGGTTGCTTTTGCGCCCAAAGCAGGCCATCCTTGCTCTACGATGCCCATCCGATTCCCATGCCTTTTGGAGACTCTAAACACTCCAGGACTCTAAGCACTCCTTTGAGATGTCTAGAGTCGGCTCTTAAAGGCCCCCAACATGCCCATAAGAGATGCTCATTTAGTGCCGACGTTGCCTACTGCCGCTGCCGTCGTGCACGGGGAAGGCTGGCTGGAGCTCATCACT
The nucleotide sequence above comes from Sesamum indicum cultivar Zhongzhi No. 13 linkage group LG11, S_indicum_v1.0, whole genome shotgun sequence. Encoded proteins:
- the LOC105174033 gene encoding protein ABHD11 isoform X1, whose protein sequence is MSRSLAKTGLSHLLSRLLFGPAPVLHHSSRSFQTLAFEEIKSSPEKPHEFTAFVLHGLLGSGRNWRSFSRSLASRLSPAQWRMILVDLRNHGRSAEIEGLLPPHNLENAAKDLADLVKSEDLDWPDVVIGHSMGGKVALQFAQSCANGHYGDDVTLPKQLWVLDSVPGKVIQDNTDGEVEKVLQTLQSLPSTLPSRKWLVDHMLKLGFSKSLSEWIGSNLKKSGEQETWAFNLDGAVQMFNSYREMDYWPLLDHTPKGMEIDVVRAEKSDRWNQDVIQQLEHLSAKGVNENEGKVLVHVLPNAGHWVHVDNPKGLLDIIAPKVASIV
- the LOC105174033 gene encoding protein ABHD11 isoform X2; its protein translation is MSRSLAKTGLSHLLSRLLFGPAPVLHHSSRSFQTLAFEEIKSSPEKPHEFTAFVLHGLLGSGRNWRSFSRSLASRLSPAQWRMILVDLRNHGRSAEIEGLLPPHNLENAAKDLADLVKSEDLDWPDVVIGHSMGGKVALQFAQSCANGHYGDDVTLPKQAITFGVVRWLVDHMLKLGFSKSLSEWIGSNLKKSGEQETWAFNLDGAVQMFNSYREMDYWPLLDHTPKGMEIDVVRAEKSDRWNQDVIQQLEHLSAKGVNENEGKVLVHVLPNAGHWVHVDNPKGLLDIIAPKVASIV
- the LOC105174033 gene encoding protein ABHD11 isoform X3; the encoded protein is MNSRRSFSTASLVLVETGGPSLAPSLPASLPPVQWRMILVDLRNHGRSAEIEGLLPPHNLENAAKDLADLVKSEDLDWPDVVIGHSMGGKVALQFAQSCANGHYGDDVTLPKQLWVLDSVPGKVIQDNTDGEVEKVLQTLQSLPSTLPSRKWLVDHMLKLGFSKSLSEWIGSNLKKSGEQETWAFNLDGAVQMFNSYREMDYWPLLDHTPKGMEIDVVRAEKSDRWNQDVIQQLEHLSAKGVNENEGKVLVHVLPNAGHWVHVDNPKGLLDIIAPKVASIV
- the LOC105174035 gene encoding 40S ribosomal protein S14-3-like; protein product: MSKRRTREPKEENVTLGPATRDGELVFGVAHIFASFNDTFIHVTDLSGRETMVRITGGMKVKADRDESSPYAAMLAAQDVAQRCKELGINALHIKLRATGGNKTKTPGPGAQSALRALARTGMKIGRIEDVTPIPTDSTRRKGGRRGRRL